Proteins encoded by one window of Pseudomonas tructae:
- a CDS encoding LLM class flavin-dependent oxidoreductase, translating to MKFSLFVHMERWDEQVSHRQLFEDLTELTLMAEDGGFSTVWIGEHHAMEYTISPSPMPLLAYLAARTTTIHLGAGTIIAPFWHPLRVAGECALLDVISNGRMEVGLARGAYQFEFDRMAGGMPASEGGQALREMVPVIRALWQGDYAHDGEIWKFPTSTCVPKPIQQPVPPMWIAARDPDSHNFAVKHGCNVMVTPLMKGDEEVLDLTNKFEAALANNPEVARPQLMVLRHTHVHAAQDSDGWKIGAQAISRFYRTFDAWFGNKQVPDNGFLAPSPEEKFKERPEFDLDNIRKNTMIGTPAEIIARIRYYQELGVDEFSFWCDNSLPHAEKKKSLALFINEVVPAFR from the coding sequence ATGAAATTTTCGTTGTTCGTGCACATGGAACGTTGGGATGAACAGGTCAGCCACCGGCAGTTGTTCGAAGACCTGACCGAACTGACCCTGATGGCCGAAGACGGCGGTTTCAGCACCGTATGGATCGGCGAACACCACGCCATGGAATACACCATTTCGCCCAGCCCGATGCCGCTGCTGGCGTATCTGGCGGCGCGCACCACCACCATCCACCTGGGCGCCGGGACCATCATCGCGCCGTTCTGGCACCCGCTGCGGGTGGCGGGTGAATGCGCCCTGCTCGATGTCATCAGCAACGGGCGCATGGAAGTCGGCCTGGCCCGTGGCGCCTATCAGTTCGAGTTCGACCGCATGGCCGGCGGCATGCCGGCCTCCGAAGGCGGCCAGGCGCTGCGGGAGATGGTCCCGGTGATCCGCGCCCTGTGGCAAGGCGACTACGCCCACGACGGCGAGATCTGGAAGTTTCCCACCTCGACCTGTGTGCCCAAGCCGATCCAGCAACCCGTGCCACCGATGTGGATCGCCGCTCGCGACCCGGACTCGCACAACTTTGCGGTCAAGCATGGTTGCAACGTGATGGTCACCCCGCTGATGAAAGGCGATGAAGAAGTCCTGGACCTTACGAACAAGTTCGAAGCCGCCCTGGCCAACAACCCCGAGGTGGCGCGCCCGCAACTGATGGTGCTGCGCCATACCCACGTGCATGCCGCCCAAGACAGCGACGGCTGGAAAATCGGCGCCCAGGCGATCTCGCGCTTCTACCGCACCTTCGACGCCTGGTTCGGCAACAAGCAGGTGCCGGACAACGGATTTCTGGCGCCGAGCCCCGAAGAAAAGTTCAAGGAACGCCCGGAGTTCGACCTGGACAACATTCGCAAGAACACCATGATCGGTACCCCGGCAGAAATCATCGCGCGCATTCGCTACTACCAGGAACTGGGCGTCGACGAGTTCAGTTTCTGGTGCGACAACAGCCTGCCCCATGCCGAGAAGAAAAAGTCCCTGGCGTTGTTCATCAACGAAGTGGTGCCCGCGTTCCGCTGA
- a CDS encoding histone-like nucleoid-structuring protein, MvaT/MvaU family: MSRLAEFRAAEKALQEQMAQLEALKKDAGLKREIEFEKKLVDLMKHYNKSLRDIVAILDPKAAHKAPVSAPKQRRARVVKVYENPHTGELIETKGGNHRGLKAWKEQYGAKTVDSWLRT, translated from the coding sequence GTGTCCAGACTTGCAGAGTTCCGCGCTGCCGAAAAGGCCCTTCAGGAACAAATGGCGCAATTGGAGGCGCTGAAAAAGGACGCCGGCCTGAAACGCGAAATCGAGTTCGAGAAAAAACTTGTCGACCTGATGAAACACTACAACAAGAGCCTGCGCGATATTGTCGCCATTCTCGACCCCAAGGCGGCCCACAAAGCCCCGGTCAGTGCACCGAAACAACGCCGCGCGCGCGTGGTGAAGGTCTATGAAAACCCCCACACCGGCGAGCTGATTGAAACCAAGGGCGGCAACCACCGTGGCCTTAAAGCCTGGAAAGAACAGTACGGCGCCAAGACAGTCGACAGCTGGTTGCGCACGTGA
- a CDS encoding FTR1 family protein: MNQALFIVWRESVEALLVIGILQAWAGQQQGARRLLRLLWAGVALGLLLSGVLALLILVAGQAMSGAGNEWFQAALALLASLLMVQMVGWMHRHGRMLKGQLQRQAQRQLARQGGLGLMLLAMLAVSREGSETVVFLYGAGARLHGPQLGLFAVGGVAGLVLSGLTIAVLQGSRRWLSWPRFFALSEAVLLLLAAALLVSASERIGGQLLALELPEMAYSLVGDALWDSSPWLSDSHGLGGFLAAFAGYRASPSALTLLVLAGYWLSVGSWLLQRRTGSAPCPA, from the coding sequence ATGAACCAGGCACTGTTCATCGTCTGGCGCGAAAGCGTCGAGGCCTTGCTGGTGATCGGTATTCTTCAGGCCTGGGCCGGCCAGCAGCAAGGCGCCCGGCGCCTGCTCAGGCTTCTCTGGGCCGGCGTGGCCCTGGGCTTGTTGCTCTCGGGGGTGCTGGCGCTGCTGATCCTGGTTGCTGGGCAAGCCATGAGCGGCGCCGGCAACGAATGGTTCCAGGCCGCTCTGGCACTGCTGGCAAGCCTGTTGATGGTGCAGATGGTCGGCTGGATGCACCGGCATGGACGCATGCTCAAAGGTCAGCTGCAACGCCAGGCCCAGCGGCAATTGGCGCGCCAGGGCGGCCTGGGGCTGATGCTCCTGGCCATGCTTGCGGTCAGCCGTGAAGGCAGCGAAACCGTGGTCTTTCTCTACGGTGCCGGCGCCCGCCTGCACGGGCCGCAACTGGGCCTGTTCGCCGTGGGCGGCGTCGCCGGGCTGGTGCTCTCGGGCCTGACCATCGCCGTGCTGCAGGGCAGCCGCCGCTGGCTGTCCTGGCCACGTTTTTTCGCCTTGAGCGAGGCAGTTCTGCTACTGCTCGCCGCGGCCTTGCTGGTCAGCGCCAGCGAACGCATCGGCGGCCAGTTGCTGGCCCTGGAACTGCCCGAGATGGCCTACAGCCTGGTCGGTGACGCGCTGTGGGACAGCAGCCCCTGGCTGAGCGACAGTCATGGCCTGGGCGGTTTTCTCGCCGCCTTCGCCGGCTACCGGGCCAGCCCCAGCGCCCTGACCCTACTGGTGCTGGCGGGCTACTGGTTGAGTGTCGGCAGCTGGTTGCTGCAACGCCGAACAGGCAGCGCACCATGTCCGGCCTGA
- a CDS encoding 4Fe-4S binding protein — MSGLSLHNRWLQRLGDGMRRHAGMIRLLQWTVVLCYALLLVLPALLPLPDSQARMLDNLTLLAQFLFWGIWWPFVLLSIVLFGRLWCGVLCPEGALSEWASQYGKGMGVPRWVRWGGWPTLAFCLTTLYGQLISVYDYAQAALLILGGSTLAAVLVGLLFVRGKRIWCRYLCPVSGVFALLARLAPVHFQVDEQRWQANAGPRLPPPNCAPLLDIRRMRGARDCHACGRCAGQRGAVQLIARSSNQEILESATRAPSPWDSRLLLFGVIGLAMGAFQWTVSPWFIALKQHLAQWLVEADLLWPLQDNAPWWLLTHYPQLNDSFSWLDGLSIVLYLSGSALLLGGLLWLLLRLAARLAGDPALFWPLSLSLTPLGAGGLFLGLSATTVKLLRYEGLLLEWVQPARATLLLAAMGWSLLLANKLLASHNLGNWRRCSASACLLLAIAAVGYGWWLQFWGWG, encoded by the coding sequence ATGTCCGGCCTGAGCCTGCACAACCGCTGGCTGCAGCGCCTGGGCGACGGCATGCGCCGCCACGCCGGGATGATCCGGCTGCTGCAATGGACGGTGGTGCTGTGCTATGCCCTATTGCTGGTGCTGCCAGCGCTGTTGCCACTGCCCGATAGCCAGGCGCGGATGCTCGACAACCTGACGCTGTTGGCCCAGTTCCTGTTCTGGGGCATCTGGTGGCCATTCGTGCTGCTGTCGATCGTGCTGTTCGGCAGGCTCTGGTGCGGCGTGCTCTGCCCCGAAGGCGCGCTGAGCGAATGGGCCAGCCAGTATGGCAAGGGCATGGGCGTACCGCGCTGGGTACGCTGGGGCGGCTGGCCGACCCTGGCGTTCTGCCTGACCACCCTTTATGGCCAGTTGATCAGCGTCTATGACTACGCTCAGGCGGCGCTGTTGATTCTCGGTGGCTCGACCCTGGCGGCGGTGCTGGTCGGCCTGCTGTTCGTGCGCGGCAAGCGCATCTGGTGCCGCTACCTGTGCCCGGTCAGCGGTGTCTTCGCCCTGCTCGCACGCCTTGCGCCGGTGCACTTTCAGGTCGATGAACAACGCTGGCAAGCCAACGCCGGGCCGCGCCTGCCACCGCCCAACTGCGCCCCGCTGCTGGACATCCGGCGCATGCGCGGCGCCCGTGATTGCCATGCCTGTGGCCGTTGCGCCGGGCAACGCGGCGCGGTGCAGTTGATCGCCCGCTCCAGCAACCAGGAAATCCTTGAATCGGCCACGCGCGCGCCTTCGCCCTGGGATAGCCGCCTGCTGTTGTTCGGGGTGATTGGCCTGGCCATGGGCGCCTTCCAATGGACCGTCAGCCCCTGGTTCATCGCGCTCAAACAGCACCTGGCGCAGTGGCTGGTCGAGGCCGACCTGCTCTGGCCGCTGCAAGACAACGCGCCCTGGTGGCTGCTGACCCACTACCCGCAGCTCAACGACAGCTTCAGCTGGCTCGACGGTTTGAGTATTGTCCTGTACCTGAGTGGCAGTGCCCTGCTACTGGGAGGCCTGTTGTGGCTACTGCTGCGCCTGGCCGCACGCCTGGCGGGCGATCCGGCGCTGTTCTGGCCCTTGAGCCTGAGCCTTACGCCCCTGGGTGCTGGCGGACTGTTTCTGGGCCTGTCGGCGACCACGGTCAAGCTGTTGCGCTATGAAGGCTTGCTGCTGGAGTGGGTACAGCCGGCCAGGGCCACATTGCTGCTCGCGGCCATGGGCTGGAGCCTGTTGTTGGCGAACAAGTTGCTGGCCAGTCACAACCTGGGCAACTGGCGCCGTTGCAGCGCCAGCGCTTGTCTGCTGCTGGCCATAGCCGCAGTGGGCTATGGCTGGTGGTTGCAGTTCTGGGGCTGGGGTTAA
- a CDS encoding DUF3079 domain-containing protein, which translates to MAKPFPNNPKHPERICWGCDRYCAANALACGNGADRTMHPAELFGDDWNQQGEYGLALPQEQPAPNPH; encoded by the coding sequence ATGGCCAAGCCCTTTCCCAACAACCCCAAGCACCCCGAGCGCATCTGCTGGGGCTGCGACCGCTATTGCGCGGCCAACGCCTTGGCGTGTGGCAATGGCGCCGACCGAACCATGCATCCGGCGGAGCTATTTGGCGACGACTGGAATCAGCAAGGGGAGTACGGGCTGGCATTGCCGCAGGAACAGCCCGCGCCCAACCCGCACTAA
- a CDS encoding cupredoxin domain-containing protein, with the protein MKALALLLAWAALPLSAAPLPSFELILRDGHFTPALLEVPAGQRFKIVLKNLGEGPAEFESTPLRVEKVLSPGVTSFVVIHPLRPGHYPFFDEFNPQLPEGGILAK; encoded by the coding sequence ATGAAGGCCCTGGCCCTGCTGCTTGCCTGGGCAGCCCTGCCTTTGAGTGCCGCACCGCTGCCAAGCTTCGAGCTGATTTTGCGCGATGGTCACTTTACCCCCGCCCTGCTCGAAGTACCGGCCGGGCAGCGCTTCAAGATCGTCCTGAAGAACTTGGGCGAAGGCCCGGCGGAGTTCGAAAGTACGCCACTGCGGGTCGAGAAAGTGCTGTCGCCCGGGGTGACCAGCTTTGTCGTCATCCACCCCCTGCGCCCCGGCCACTATCCGTTCTTCGACGAGTTCAATCCACAGTTGCCCGAAGGCGGCATCCTCGCGAAATAA
- a CDS encoding iron transporter, with the protein MRSTLSLPLLLLLISPLTHAKEYPIGEPQSCPGLEVSAVYLQPIEMAPAGMMRATADSDIHLEADVRATENNRQGFQEGSFVPYLNVAFSLHKQGSDTPISGDFHAMVANDGPHYGDNVKLQGPGKYQLTFTLLPPAGHGSLGRHTDKETGVAPWFERCELHYAFVYAGIGKKGGY; encoded by the coding sequence ATGCGTAGCACCCTCTCGCTCCCTCTGCTGTTGCTGCTGATCAGCCCACTGACCCACGCCAAGGAATACCCCATCGGCGAACCACAGTCGTGCCCGGGCCTTGAAGTCAGTGCGGTGTACCTGCAACCGATCGAAATGGCCCCGGCGGGCATGATGCGCGCCACCGCCGACTCCGACATCCATCTGGAAGCCGACGTCCGCGCCACCGAGAACAACCGCCAGGGTTTCCAGGAAGGCAGCTTCGTGCCCTACCTCAACGTCGCCTTCAGCCTGCACAAGCAAGGCAGCGACACGCCCATCAGCGGTGACTTTCACGCCATGGTCGCCAACGACGGGCCGCATTATGGCGACAACGTCAAGCTGCAAGGCCCAGGCAAGTACCAACTGACCTTCACCCTGCTGCCACCGGCGGGCCACGGCTCGCTGGGCCGGCATACCGACAAGGAAACCGGGGTCGCGCCCTGGTTCGAGCGCTGCGAACTGCACTACGCGTTCGTCTATGCCGGGATTGGCAAGAAAGGCGGTTACTGA
- a CDS encoding flavin reductase family protein, translated as MIDATVYKNVLGSFPSGVTVITTLDDDGQVVGLTASAFSSLSMDPPLVLFCPNYSSDSYPVLIRNKRFAIHLLSGAQQAEAYAFARKGKDKAQGIDWTLSTQGNPLLANATAIIECELWREYEGGDHAIMVGAVKNLIVPEQAPSPLVYCRGKMAELPAFA; from the coding sequence ATGATCGACGCAACCGTCTACAAGAACGTCCTGGGCTCCTTCCCCTCCGGCGTCACCGTCATCACCACCCTGGACGACGATGGCCAGGTCGTCGGCCTGACCGCCAGTGCCTTCAGTTCCTTGTCCATGGATCCGCCGCTGGTGCTGTTCTGCCCCAACTACAGTTCCGACTCCTACCCGGTGCTCATTCGCAACAAGCGCTTCGCCATCCACCTGCTCTCCGGTGCCCAACAAGCCGAGGCCTATGCCTTTGCGCGTAAAGGCAAGGACAAGGCGCAAGGCATCGACTGGACCCTGAGCACGCAGGGCAATCCCTTGCTGGCCAACGCCACGGCGATCATCGAATGCGAACTGTGGCGCGAGTACGAAGGCGGTGACCACGCGATCATGGTCGGCGCGGTGAAGAACCTCATCGTCCCCGAGCAGGCCCCCAGCCCGCTGGTGTACTGCCGCGGCAAGATGGCCGAACTGCCGGCCTTTGCCTGA
- the gloA gene encoding lactoylglutathione lyase — protein sequence MSQNPLDTLPGVTAQPDAATHNFVFNHTMLRVKDVTKSLDFYTRVLGFSLVEKRDFPEAEFSLYFLALVDKAQIPADAAKRTEWMKSIPGILELTHNHGSENDADFAYHNGNTDPRGFGHICISVPDIRAACERFEALGVNFQKRLSDGRMKHLAFIKDPDDYWVEIIQPTEF from the coding sequence ATGAGCCAGAACCCTCTCGACACCTTGCCGGGTGTCACCGCGCAACCGGATGCCGCGACCCACAACTTCGTTTTCAACCACACCATGCTGCGGGTCAAGGACGTTACCAAGTCCCTGGACTTCTACACCCGAGTGCTGGGCTTCAGCCTGGTCGAGAAGCGCGACTTCCCGGAAGCCGAATTCAGCCTGTACTTCCTCGCCCTGGTCGACAAGGCGCAGATCCCGGCTGACGCGGCCAAGCGCACCGAGTGGATGAAATCGATCCCCGGGATCCTCGAGCTGACCCACAACCACGGCAGCGAGAACGACGCCGACTTTGCCTACCACAACGGCAACACCGATCCACGTGGTTTCGGCCATATCTGCATCTCGGTGCCGGATATCCGCGCTGCCTGCGAGCGTTTCGAGGCGCTGGGCGTGAACTTCCAGAAGCGTCTGAGCGACGGCCGCATGAAGCACCTGGCGTTCATCAAGGACCCGGATGACTATTGGGTCGAGATCATTCAGCCAACCGAGTTCTGA